One segment of Candidatus Paceibacterota bacterium DNA contains the following:
- the tuf gene encoding elongation factor Tu gives MADFDRSKPHVNVGTIGHVDHGKTTLTAAILNVLNRAGKNVKLKGVDQIDSAPEEKARGITIALSHNEYETDKRHYAHIDAPGHADYIKNMITGAAQMDGAILVVAATDGVMPQTREHILLAKQIGVPKIIVFLNKCDAVPDKELIDLVEEEVRELLNKYEFDGANAPVIRGSALKALESQDNNDEWSQKVMELANALDEYIPMPERDVEKPFLMPVEDIFSIEGRGTVVTGRIERGKLKVGEEIEVVGLKDTQKTVVTGIEMFNKSLSEGMAGDNAGILLRGLKKEDIHRGQVLAKPGSITPHTEFETEVYILKKEEGGRHTPFFTGYKPQFYMRTTDVTGESTLPEGVEMVMPGDTVKLKVKLVAPVALEEQQRFAIREGGKTVGAGVVTKVIA, from the coding sequence ATGGCAGATTTTGATAGATCCAAGCCACATGTCAACGTCGGAACCATTGGTCACGTTGACCACGGCAAAACTACTTTGACCGCTGCGATTTTGAATGTTTTGAATCGTGCCGGCAAAAACGTTAAGTTGAAGGGCGTAGACCAAATTGACTCGGCTCCGGAAGAAAAAGCCAGAGGTATTACTATTGCTTTGTCTCACAACGAATATGAGACAGACAAAAGACATTATGCTCACATTGATGCCCCGGGCCACGCTGACTATATTAAAAACATGATTACTGGTGCCGCTCAAATGGACGGCGCGATTTTGGTTGTTGCCGCAACCGACGGTGTTATGCCACAGACCAGAGAGCACATTCTTTTGGCCAAGCAAATCGGCGTGCCTAAAATAATCGTTTTTCTAAATAAGTGTGACGCTGTGCCAGACAAAGAGCTTATTGACCTAGTTGAAGAAGAAGTCAGAGAGCTTTTGAATAAATATGAATTTGACGGTGCTAATGCTCCGGTTATTCGCGGTTCTGCTCTCAAGGCATTAGAATCTCAAGACAATAATGATGAATGGTCGCAAAAGGTTATGGAATTGGCTAATGCTCTTGACGAATATATTCCAATGCCGGAAAGAGATGTTGAAAAACCATTTCTTATGCCAGTTGAAGATATTTTCTCAATTGAAGGTAGAGGAACTGTGGTAACAGGTAGAATAGAGAGAGGAAAGTTGAAAGTTGGTGAAGAAATTGAGGTTGTCGGACTTAAAGATACCCAGAAAACAGTTGTTACTGGAATTGAAATGTTCAATAAATCACTCTCCGAAGGTATGGCTGGTGATAATGCCGGAATACTACTTCGCGGTTTGAAGAAAGAGGATATTCACCGCGGTCAAGTTCTAGCCAAGCCAGGTTCAATTACTCCGCACACCGAATTTGAAACGGAAGTCTATATCTTGAAGAAAGAGGAAGGTGGACGCCACACTCCATTTTTTACTGGATACAAACCGCAATTCTACATGAGAACAACTGACGTTACTGGAGAATCTACTTTGCCGGAAGGCGTTGAAATGGTTATGCCCGGAGATACAGTAAAACTCAAAGTCAAACTTGTGGCACCGGTCGCCCTTGAAGAACAACAAAGGTTTGCCATTAGAGAAGGAGGTAAAACAGTTGGTGCCGGAGTTGTTACCAAGGTTATAGCATAG
- a CDS encoding Fe-Mn family superoxide dismutase has protein sequence MQYQEQKFNIPELKGISAKNIEEHLKLYSGYVKHTNLILEKIAELSKDREKNTYQIGELRRRLGFEFDGMRNHEFYFKSFEGGARELKDDSKLKTKTTEEFGNFEDWLAEFKHMALTRGIGWAILYHDKKADRLLNAWIDEQHLGHLTGLSPILALDMWEHAFVYDYQPSGKKQYVEDFFENLNWETIENNYSQN, from the coding sequence ATGCAGTATCAAGAACAAAAATTTAATATTCCGGAGCTTAAGGGAATATCAGCGAAAAATATTGAGGAGCATTTGAAGCTTTATTCGGGCTATGTTAAGCATACTAATTTAATTTTGGAGAAAATTGCCGAACTTTCAAAAGACAGAGAAAAAAATACTTACCAGATTGGCGAACTCCGCCGACGGCTTGGCTTTGAATTTGACGGCATGAGAAACCACGAATTTTATTTCAAATCATTTGAAGGCGGAGCAAGAGAGCTTAAAGACGACTCAAAACTAAAAACAAAAACCACAGAAGAATTCGGAAATTTTGAAGATTGGCTTGCGGAATTCAAGCATATGGCACTAACCCGCGGAATCGGATGGGCAATCCTTTATCACGACAAAAAAGCCGACCGACTCTTAAACGCCTGGATTGACGAACAACATTTAGGACACTTAACAGGACTTTCTCCGATTTTGGCGCTTGATATGTGGGAGCACGCTTTCGTTTACGATTATCAACCGAGCGGTAAAAAACAATACGTGGAAGACTTTTTTGAAAATTTAAATTGGGAGACCATTGAAAACAATTACTCGCAAAATTAA
- the rpsJ gene encoding 30S ribosomal protein S10 codes for MPTKEKKEKKAKKGGDAGISKLRIRVRAYEHKVLDLSVKQIIDTALRFDAEVVGPIPLPTEIKKYTVNRASFVYKNSREQFEMRVHKRLIDIINPDPKIVESLTNLNLPSGVEIDVKIM; via the coding sequence ATGCCAACTAAAGAAAAAAAAGAAAAAAAGGCCAAAAAGGGCGGAGATGCTGGTATTTCAAAACTGAGGATTCGTGTCAGAGCTTATGAACATAAAGTTCTGGATCTATCGGTAAAACAGATTATTGATACCGCCTTGAGGTTTGATGCTGAAGTCGTTGGGCCAATTCCTCTTCCAACAGAGATAAAAAAATACACCGTTAACCGAGCATCTTTTGTTTATAAAAACTCAAGAGAGCAATTTGAGATGAGGGTTCATAAAAGACTGATTGATATCATTAATCCGGACCCTAAAATAGTTGAATCTTTAACCAACCTTAACCTACCTTCAGGAGTTGAAATAGACGTGAAAATAATGTAA
- the rplB gene encoding 50S ribosomal protein L2: MKTFKPTTASRRQMSIPGFKGVLTSKKPQKSLTKGGKLAVGRNNQGRITTRHKGGGHKKRYRMVDFALNKKGIPFKIVSVEYDPFRTGFIGLAVFADGEKAYILLPQGVVAGEELLIGEEAPIKAGNRLPLKNLEVGTFVYNVELKPSGGARLVRSAGSFAEIVAKDAGYIGLKMPSSEVRRVPENCWASVGSVSNPENRLVNIGKAGRSRWLGIRPTVRGSAMNPVDHPYGGGEGRSGRGLRRAKSKWGKPTGKGQKTRKTKKYSNKFIVSRRKVGKKRQ; this comes from the coding sequence ATGAAAACATTCAAACCGACAACTGCAAGCAGAAGACAAATGTCTATCCCCGGCTTTAAGGGAGTTTTGACATCTAAGAAACCCCAGAAGTCTTTGACTAAAGGCGGGAAATTGGCTGTTGGGAGAAATAACCAAGGGCGGATTACCACCAGACATAAAGGTGGCGGACACAAGAAAAGATACAGAATGGTTGATTTTGCTTTGAATAAAAAAGGAATACCTTTCAAAATAGTTTCTGTTGAATATGATCCTTTCCGGACTGGTTTTATTGGTCTTGCAGTTTTTGCCGATGGAGAAAAGGCATACATACTCTTGCCTCAAGGGGTGGTGGCTGGTGAAGAGCTTTTGATTGGGGAAGAAGCTCCTATCAAGGCTGGTAATCGTTTACCTCTTAAGAATCTGGAGGTTGGAACCTTTGTCTACAATGTTGAATTAAAACCTTCCGGCGGAGCACGCCTTGTGAGAAGCGCGGGAAGTTTTGCTGAAATAGTCGCAAAAGACGCTGGATATATTGGACTTAAAATGCCTTCGAGCGAAGTGCGTAGGGTGCCAGAAAATTGCTGGGCATCAGTTGGTTCGGTTTCTAATCCGGAAAATCGTTTGGTAAATATTGGTAAAGCCGGAAGGAGCAGGTGGCTTGGTATCCGTCCGACCGTCAGGGGTTCGGCTATGAATCCGGTTGACCATCCTTATGGTGGAGGTGAAGGGCGTTCCGGTCGCGGATTAAGAAGGGCTAAAAGCAAATGGGGAAAGCCGACAGGTAAGGGCCAAAAGACCAGAAAAACCAAGAAGTACTCAAATAAGTTCATAGTTTCCAGAAGGAAGGTCGGCAAGAAGCGCCAATAG
- the rpsG gene encoding 30S ribosomal protein S7 yields MRRKIKDKRILRPDNKYDSQKIEKFINYVMEDGKKEVARKVVYDSFDLLTKKAKVEDPLEIFETALKNTTPNMEVRSRRIGGANYQIPREVRAERRQALSMKWIIEAARNKKGKPMRERLSDEILSASKNEGEAVKKRENTHKMAEANKAFAHFAW; encoded by the coding sequence ATGCGTAGAAAAATTAAAGACAAAAGAATATTGAGGCCAGACAATAAATACGATTCTCAAAAGATAGAGAAGTTTATAAATTACGTTATGGAAGACGGCAAAAAAGAGGTTGCTCGTAAGGTTGTATACGATTCTTTTGATTTGTTAACTAAAAAAGCCAAAGTGGAAGACCCGTTGGAAATTTTTGAAACTGCCCTGAAAAATACTACTCCAAACATGGAAGTCCGTTCGCGCCGAATTGGAGGTGCCAATTACCAGATTCCGAGAGAAGTCAGAGCCGAAAGAAGGCAAGCCCTTTCAATGAAGTGGATTATTGAAGCGGCGAGAAACAAAAAAGGCAAGCCGATGAGAGAGCGGCTTTCAGACGAGATTTTATCAGCCAGCAAAAATGAAGGCGAGGCGGTGAAGAAGCGAGAAAATACGCACAAAATGGCGGAAGCCAATAAGGCCTTTGCCCATTTCGCGTGGTAG
- the fusA gene encoding elongation factor G, producing MNRDYPLEKVRNFGIIAHIDAGKTTTSERVLFYTGVSHKIGEVHEGQAIMDWMEQEKERGITITSAATTCFWVPTYEEKSDQSKKHRFNIIDTPGHVDFTVEVERSLKVLDGGVVVFDGVAGVEPQSETVWRQADKYKVPRICFINKLDRMGGSFEKSFQSILKRLTKNAVRMQIPIGEESSFEAIIDLLRMKTYYFEGEMGNTLREAEIPESHKADALKYHAELVEKIVENDELLMSKYLDGQEIPISDLKKTLRKAVIENKIVPVFTGSALKNKGVQLVLDAVIDYLPSPIDVPPIKGIDPKTGEEIDRKSSDSEPFAALAFKLQTDPYVGQLTYFRVYSGIISSGSYVYNSTTGEKERLGRILRMHANEREEVKTVFAGEIAAAVGLRNAKTGDTLCDENKQIILEKIEFPEPVISLRVEPKTKADQEKMGIALKRLSDEDPTFRVKSDPETGETVIMGMGELHLEILVDRMKREFSVETSVGKPQVAYKETITGTAEVENKYIKQTGGRGQYGHVKIVLKPLGPAPEKLPKNIKREEGFEFIDSIKGGVIPQEFIPAVEKGVREAMERGVVAGYKMTDVSCELTFGSYHDVDSSEIAYKIAASQAFQEAAKKAKPVLLEPIMKVEVVVPEKFMGDITGNLNSKRGQIDSMEDKGELKSIVAKVPLSEMFGYVTALRSMTEGRGTAMMEFDHYEIVPPNVAQEIIESRK from the coding sequence ATGAATCGCGACTATCCATTAGAAAAAGTACGAAATTTTGGCATTATCGCTCATATTGATGCTGGGAAAACCACCACTTCCGAACGCGTTCTTTTTTATACTGGCGTTTCTCACAAAATAGGCGAGGTGCATGAAGGGCAAGCGATTATGGATTGGATGGAGCAGGAGAAGGAGCGTGGCATTACGATAACTTCTGCTGCCACCACTTGTTTTTGGGTGCCGACCTATGAAGAAAAATCCGACCAAAGTAAGAAGCATAGGTTTAATATAATTGATACTCCGGGCCACGTTGATTTTACAGTTGAAGTGGAGCGCTCACTTAAGGTTTTAGACGGCGGAGTCGTAGTTTTTGATGGTGTGGCCGGCGTTGAGCCACAATCAGAAACAGTTTGGCGACAAGCTGACAAATATAAAGTTCCAAGAATTTGTTTTATCAACAAGCTAGACAGAATGGGCGGAAGTTTCGAGAAGTCGTTTCAGTCAATTTTGAAAAGGTTGACGAAAAACGCAGTCAGAATGCAGATTCCAATCGGTGAAGAAAGCTCTTTTGAGGCGATTATAGACCTCCTTAGAATGAAGACTTATTATTTTGAAGGCGAGATGGGAAATACTTTGCGAGAAGCAGAAATTCCGGAGAGCCATAAGGCCGACGCTCTAAAGTACCACGCGGAACTTGTTGAAAAAATTGTAGAAAATGACGAGCTTTTAATGAGTAAATATCTTGATGGACAGGAAATTCCTATTAGTGATTTGAAAAAGACTTTAAGAAAAGCCGTCATTGAAAATAAGATAGTGCCGGTTTTCACTGGTTCGGCTTTGAAAAATAAGGGAGTGCAGTTGGTTTTGGATGCAGTGATAGATTATTTACCCTCGCCGATTGACGTGCCTCCGATAAAAGGAATAGACCCGAAGACTGGAGAGGAGATAGACAGAAAATCTTCTGACAGCGAGCCCTTTGCCGCTCTAGCTTTCAAGCTTCAAACCGATCCTTATGTCGGTCAATTAACTTATTTCCGGGTTTACTCTGGCATAATTTCTTCTGGCTCTTATGTTTATAATTCCACAACAGGAGAAAAAGAGAGACTTGGTCGTATTCTTAGAATGCACGCCAACGAAAGAGAAGAGGTCAAGACAGTTTTTGCTGGAGAAATCGCCGCCGCTGTGGGTCTTAGAAATGCCAAAACGGGGGACACTCTTTGTGATGAAAACAAGCAAATCATTTTGGAAAAAATAGAATTTCCGGAACCGGTTATTTCGTTGAGAGTTGAGCCAAAGACTAAGGCCGACCAGGAAAAAATGGGTATTGCCCTAAAGCGCCTATCGGATGAAGATCCAACCTTCAGGGTTAAAAGTGATCCGGAAACCGGTGAGACGGTTATTATGGGAATGGGCGAACTCCATTTGGAAATTTTAGTTGATCGAATGAAAAGAGAATTTAGTGTTGAGACAAGTGTCGGTAAACCGCAAGTAGCATATAAAGAAACAATTACCGGCACGGCTGAAGTTGAAAATAAATATATCAAACAAACTGGTGGTCGTGGACAATATGGTCATGTAAAGATAGTTTTAAAACCACTTGGACCCGCTCCAGAAAAATTACCGAAAAATATCAAACGGGAAGAGGGCTTTGAATTTATTGATTCAATCAAGGGCGGAGTCATACCGCAAGAATTCATTCCTGCTGTTGAAAAGGGAGTGAGGGAAGCTATGGAGAGAGGTGTTGTTGCCGGCTACAAAATGACAGATGTTTCCTGCGAATTAACTTTCGGCTCATATCACGATGTTGATTCTTCAGAAATTGCGTATAAGATTGCCGCCTCGCAAGCTTTTCAAGAAGCGGCCAAGAAAGCCAAGCCAGTACTTTTAGAGCCAATAATGAAAGTTGAAGTCGTTGTTCCGGAAAAATTTATGGGTGATATAACAGGCAATTTGAATTCTAAAAGAGGTCAGATTGATTCTATGGAAGACAAGGGTGAATTAAAATCAATTGTTGCCAAAGTTCCGCTTTCCGAAATGTTCGGATATGTTACTGCCTTGCGTTCTATGACTGAAGGACGAGGCACTGCTATGATGGAATTTGATCATTACGAAATCGTACCTCCAAACGTTGCTCAAGAAATAATTGAGTCAAGAAAATAG
- a CDS encoding 50S ribosomal protein L23 has product MALFKTKKEKKPAIAKAVEEKKAEKVSSESGANPTLTKGDFLANSTLNYPADVILRPRITEKATDEQQKGVYIFEVRKDATKISVRKTIEKIYKVNPRKINIVKNPAKNLIVRGRKGVKPAVKKAYVYLKDGDKIDIV; this is encoded by the coding sequence ATGGCGCTCTTTAAAACAAAAAAAGAAAAAAAACCAGCGATCGCAAAAGCTGTTGAAGAAAAAAAAGCCGAAAAGGTTTCTTCTGAATCTGGTGCAAACCCGACTTTGACGAAGGGTGATTTTTTGGCTAATTCGACGCTGAATTATCCAGCCGATGTCATTTTGAGGCCAAGGATTACCGAAAAAGCTACAGACGAACAACAAAAAGGCGTCTATATTTTTGAGGTCAGAAAAGATGCGACAAAAATTTCTGTTAGAAAAACCATAGAAAAAATTTATAAAGTTAATCCGCGCAAGATAAACATAGTAAAAAATCCAGCAAAAAACTTGATCGTAAGGGGAAGAAAAGGGGTTAAGCCGGCAGTTAAAAAAGCGTATGTTTATCTGAAAGATGGCGATAAAATAGACATTGTCTAA
- the rplC gene encoding 50S ribosomal protein L3: protein MKFIIGEKIGMTQIFDTDGRAVPATVVKTCPQVVTQIKNLETDGYFALQVGFQEVKEKKIKKPQKGHLKDLGNYRYFKEFRLSGEDLSSFKVGDKIVSSIFSENDDVRVSAVSKAKGFQGVVKRHGFAGGPRTHGQKHSEREPGSIGGGGRAGGRVVKGMKMAGRMGGDRVTVKNLKIVKVDNDEGYLMVSGAVPGRKGTFVEILSIE, encoded by the coding sequence ATGAAATTTATCATCGGAGAGAAAATCGGAATGACCCAAATATTTGATACCGACGGACGGGCTGTGCCGGCAACGGTTGTTAAAACTTGTCCGCAGGTTGTCACGCAGATAAAAAATCTTGAAACTGATGGCTATTTTGCCTTGCAGGTTGGTTTTCAGGAGGTAAAAGAAAAAAAGATAAAAAAGCCACAAAAGGGTCATTTGAAAGATTTGGGAAACTATAGATACTTTAAAGAGTTTCGCTTGTCCGGAGAAGATTTGTCTTCTTTTAAGGTTGGTGACAAGATTGTTTCCTCGATTTTCTCTGAAAACGACGATGTCCGTGTCTCGGCGGTTTCCAAAGCCAAGGGTTTTCAGGGCGTTGTAAAAAGACATGGTTTTGCCGGTGGTCCTAGGACTCACGGTCAGAAACATTCTGAAAGGGAGCCAGGATCAATTGGTGGTGGCGGACGAGCGGGTGGCCGAGTGGTAAAAGGCATGAAAATGGCCGGTAGAATGGGTGGAGACAGAGTAACTGTCAAAAATTTGAAAATCGTTAAAGTTGACAATGATGAAGGGTATTTAATGGTTTCCGGTGCGGTGCCCGGCAGAAAAGGAACTTTTGTTGAAATCTTGTCTATAGAGTAG
- the rpsS gene encoding 30S ribosomal protein S19, with protein sequence MVRSSKKGPYVDPRLLKKISGKKPDDVGVIKTWSRDSQISPEMVGFAFGVHNGREHIEVRVNEDMVGHRLGEFSLTRKFVKHGGKMQKDLEQKKKESEIEAARAAKTSGDSAKAPGK encoded by the coding sequence ATGGTTAGATCATCAAAAAAAGGACCTTACGTTGACCCAAGATTACTGAAGAAGATTTCCGGTAAAAAACCTGATGATGTTGGAGTTATCAAGACTTGGTCGCGGGACAGTCAAATTTCACCGGAAATGGTGGGTTTTGCTTTTGGTGTTCATAATGGCAGGGAACATATTGAGGTAAGAGTAAATGAAGACATGGTCGGACATCGTCTTGGCGAATTCTCTTTGACTAGAAAATTTGTTAAACACGGCGGAAAGATGCAGAAAGATTTGGAGCAGAAAAAGAAAGAATCTGAAATAGAGGCGGCAAGAGCGGCAAAGACAAGTGGGGATTCAGCTAAAGCTCCGGGAAAATAA
- a CDS encoding ComEC/Rec2 family competence protein, producing the protein MLETIQKHSKIALVVLLLLTNVFIWSVVWSSGNSQFQIYFLDVGQGDAILIKSPSGNKMLIDGGQSASALMLALSKAIPFYSKKIDVVLATHPDADHIGGLSEIFRRFEVDFVIDPDVLAETRIFRDFQNAVALSDSQKLIARRGMKIDLGGGVVFVVLFPDRDVSGLNPNDASIVGKLFFGDTSFLLAGDAPIKIEEYLNFLDNEFLESDVLKVGHHGSRTSTSDDFVTAVNPKYAIISAGRDNRYGHPHSEVLEILKNTGTKILGTYDRGTILFKSDGRRLEIRD; encoded by the coding sequence ATGTTAGAAACTATTCAAAAGCATTCAAAAATTGCGCTTGTTGTTCTGCTTCTTCTAACAAATGTTTTTATTTGGAGTGTTGTTTGGTCTTCCGGTAATTCTCAATTTCAAATTTATTTTTTAGATGTCGGTCAAGGAGATGCAATTTTAATAAAATCACCCTCTGGCAATAAAATGTTAATTGATGGCGGGCAGAGCGCTTCGGCTTTGATGTTGGCCTTATCTAAAGCTATACCTTTCTATAGTAAAAAGATTGATGTTGTATTGGCAACACACCCGGATGCCGATCACATTGGCGGCTTGTCGGAAATTTTCAGGCGTTTTGAGGTGGATTTTGTTATCGATCCGGACGTCTTAGCTGAAACCAGAATTTTTAGGGATTTTCAAAATGCAGTTGCCTTGTCTGATTCCCAAAAACTGATAGCAAGAAGAGGTATGAAAATTGATTTGGGCGGTGGGGTTGTTTTTGTTGTCTTGTTTCCCGACCGAGATGTTTCAGGGCTTAACCCGAATGACGCTTCAATCGTCGGTAAATTATTTTTTGGTGATACAAGTTTTTTGCTTGCGGGCGACGCGCCGATAAAAATAGAGGAATATTTGAATTTTTTGGATAATGAATTTTTAGAAAGCGACGTCTTGAAAGTTGGGCATCACGGCTCTCGAACGTCAACTTCCGATGATTTTGTTACAGCTGTTAATCCAAAATACGCAATTATTTCGGCTGGTCGTGATAATAGATATGGTCATCCACACAGCGAAGTCTTGGAAATTTTGAAAAACACCGGAACAAAAATCCTCGGCACTTATGACCGCGGTACAATCCTTTTCAAATCCGACGGCCGGCGGTTGGAAATTAGAGATTAA
- a CDS encoding site-2 protease family protein yields MAGPDFIFIIVILIMSVVIHELAHGYSALWLGDSTAKYAGRLTLNPIKHLDPVGSVLVPLLLYILPGNLIFGWAKPVPYNPYNLRNQKWGEAIVAAAGPLTNILIAVIFGLIVRLNVVFGVFPPAFTDLASIVVFMNIILAIFNLVPIPPLDGSKILFSVLPYHMQRFRLVLEQFGLILVIFFIFVLWRFIFPVVLWFFYLITGPAGIDGLMRFLG; encoded by the coding sequence ATGGCCGGTCCTGATTTTATTTTTATAATAGTCATACTCATAATGTCGGTAGTGATCCACGAACTGGCTCACGGCTACTCGGCTCTTTGGCTTGGCGATTCTACCGCTAAATACGCCGGTCGGCTGACTCTAAACCCGATTAAACACCTTGACCCGGTCGGCTCGGTTTTGGTTCCGCTTTTACTCTATATTTTACCCGGCAATCTAATTTTTGGTTGGGCGAAGCCGGTTCCTTACAATCCCTACAATCTTCGCAACCAAAAATGGGGAGAAGCGATTGTAGCCGCCGCTGGGCCCTTAACCAATATATTGATAGCCGTAATATTCGGCTTAATCGTCCGACTGAATGTCGTTTTTGGAGTTTTTCCGCCGGCTTTCACTGATTTAGCGAGTATTGTTGTCTTTATGAATATTATTCTGGCGATTTTCAATCTTGTCCCAATCCCACCTCTTGATGGTTCAAAAATACTTTTTTCCGTTTTGCCATACCACATGCAGAGATTTCGTCTTGTCTTGGAGCAATTTGGCTTAATTTTGGTAATTTTTTTCATCTTTGTTCTTTGGCGATTTATCTTTCCGGTTGTCTTGTGGTTCTTTTATCTAATAACTGGTCCAGCTGGTATAGACGGACTAATGAGATTTTTGGGCTGA
- the rpsL gene encoding 30S ribosomal protein S12, which translates to MPTINQLVKKSRKKISKKSKAVALAKGFNVLKNKPVYYPAPFKRGVCVKVTTKTPKKPNSAIRKIARVRLTNGMEVTAYIPGIGHALQEHSVVLLRGGRVKDVGLRYTIVRGVLDTTGVESRRQGRSLYGSKKPK; encoded by the coding sequence ATGCCGACGATCAATCAATTAGTAAAAAAAAGCAGAAAAAAGATTTCAAAGAAGTCAAAAGCGGTGGCTTTGGCCAAAGGTTTTAATGTGCTTAAAAATAAGCCGGTATATTACCCGGCGCCTTTTAAAAGAGGTGTTTGCGTTAAAGTTACTACCAAAACTCCAAAAAAACCGAATTCTGCTATCAGAAAAATCGCCAGAGTACGTTTGACAAATGGCATGGAAGTAACCGCCTATATTCCTGGTATTGGACATGCTCTACAGGAACACTCCGTTGTGCTTTTAAGAGGAGGAAGAGTAAAGGATGTTGGTTTGCGCTACACGATTGTCCGTGGCGTTTTGGATACGACCGGTGTTGAGAGCCGCCGACAGGGTAGAAGTTTATATGGATCTAAAAAACCAAAGTAA
- a CDS encoding bL28 family ribosomal protein, producing MSKICPITQKKTIVGGGYSNRTRATKFNPTGKKPKRPNIQRKRIYIPELKKTVSLNISTKGLKTIRKNGAFKTLKEAGVI from the coding sequence ATGAGTAAGATTTGTCCAATCACACAAAAGAAAACAATCGTTGGTGGGGGATATTCCAACCGCACACGTGCCACCAAATTTAATCCGACTGGCAAAAAACCAAAGCGGCCGAATATCCAACGCAAAAGAATCTACATTCCGGAACTTAAAAAAACGGTATCTTTAAACATCTCTACTAAAGGCCTGAAAACTATTCGCAAAAACGGAGCTTTCAAAACTCTAAAGGAAGCTGGGGTGATTTAA
- the rplD gene encoding 50S ribosomal protein L4, translated as MEAKIYNKEGKEAGKIQLPEEVFGVAWNDDLIHKVAVSMASNKRAGTAHTKNRGEVSGGGKKPWRQKGTGRARHGSIRSPIWVGGGVAHGPRSDKSFEKKINKKEKNKALRVVLSRKLADGEILFIESFDFSGPKTSEAKKALSSLSAVSGFENLVSKKKNSAVIALADKNKNLEKSFRNFGNMEVEEIKNINPLLLLEHKYLIIANPEESLKKIPGKI; from the coding sequence ATGGAAGCCAAAATTTACAACAAAGAAGGAAAAGAGGCGGGAAAGATTCAATTACCCGAAGAGGTTTTTGGTGTTGCGTGGAATGACGATTTGATTCACAAAGTTGCGGTTTCTATGGCTTCAAACAAAAGGGCCGGTACGGCTCACACTAAAAATAGAGGTGAAGTAAGTGGTGGTGGTAAAAAACCTTGGAGGCAAAAAGGGACTGGTCGTGCCAGACACGGCTCAATTCGAAGCCCGATTTGGGTTGGTGGCGGAGTTGCTCACGGTCCTCGAAGTGATAAGAGTTTTGAAAAAAAGATAAATAAAAAAGAAAAAAATAAGGCCTTAAGGGTGGTTTTGAGCCGAAAGTTAGCTGATGGTGAGATATTATTTATTGAATCTTTTGATTTCTCTGGGCCAAAAACCAGTGAAGCTAAAAAAGCGCTGTCCTCTCTTTCCGCTGTTTCTGGTTTTGAAAATTTGGTTTCTAAGAAAAAGAATTCAGCAGTCATTGCTTTGGCTGATAAAAATAAAAATTTGGAGAAGAGTTTTAGGAATTTTGGGAATATGGAAGTGGAAGAGATTAAAAATATCAATCCGCTTTTATTACTCGAGCATAAATATTTGATTATAGCCAACCCCGAAGAATCATTGAAAAAAATTCCAGGTAAAATTTAA